TGGCTGGATTTCGAAACACACTATGGCGGCGGCAAACCAATGCTTGAAATCGGCCAAAATTATCTGGAACTGCTGGATGCGGGCCTCGCCAACGATAGAGGCGGCAAAGCCTTTGCGGATGGCATACGGTCGGTGTTAAGCGGCGCAAGCAAGCAATTTTCGCTGGAATATGCTTTTCCCACGCCATCAGGGCAACTCTGGTTCTCCGGCAAAGTCCTTCCGTGCCCGGATCCGGAGTTGAGCTGCGTCTTCGTAATACATGAGAATATCTCCGAACATAAGCAATTAGAGGATAGGTTTCGGCAAGCCGTGGAATCGGCGCCTAATGCCATCGTCATGGTCAATGAATCCGGCACGATTTTAATGGTCAATGCACAAACCGAATCATCGTTCGGTTACAGCAGAAAGGAGATGATCGGCCAAGCCGTGGAAATGCTGGTGCCGGAACGCTTTCGCAGTGCGCATAAAGGTTTCCGCCAGGCATACTTATCCAACCCCGAGTCGCGTCCCATGGGCGCTGGCCGCGATCTATACGGCCAGCGTAAGGACGGCAGCGAGTTTCCGGTGGAAATCGGCCTGGGCTTGATCGAAAACCATTCGGAGACCCTGGTTCTCAGTTCCATCGTCGATATCACCGAACGCAAGCGCCTGGAACACCGGTTTCGACAAGCCGTGGAATCCGCGCCCAATGCCATTGTCATGGTCAACGAATCAGGTAGGATTTTGATGGTCAATGCGCAAACCGAGTTATCCTTCGGGTACTCTCGCCAGGAACTGGTAGGCCAGGCGGTGGAGATACTGGTGCCGGAACGCTTTCGCGGAGCGCACGTCGCCTTCCGACAAGCTTATCTGGCCGCCCCGGTATCCAGACCGATGGGTGCGGGCCGCGAATTATATGGGTTACGTAAGGACGGCAGCGAGTTTCCGGTAGAAATCGGCCTGGGGCTGATCGACGACGAAAATGGCACTATTGTGCTCAGCTCCATCGTCGACATTACCGAGCGAAAACACGCCAGCGACAAGCTGAAACAAGCGCTCAATGAGAAAGAGGTGTTGCTTAAAGAGGTCTATCACCGGGTCAAGAACAACTTGCAGGTGGTTTCTAGCCTAATCAACCTTCAGGCCGGCAGCGTCACTGACGAGACGACTCAGAATTTGCTGAGGCAAAGCGCGGATCGTATCAAGGCCATGGCCATATTGCATGAGAAGCTGTACCAATCCAAAGATTTGGCCAGAATAGATTTCAATGAATATATCCGTAGCTTGGTGAATCACTTACTATACGGCTACGGCACTCAAACCCATAAAATCGAGATAAGCATGCGGGTCGACGATGTATTTCTGGATGTAGATACCGCAATACCTTGCGGGTTGATTATCAACGAATTGCTGTCCAACGCACTTAAATACGCGTTTCCCGAGGATAGACCGGGCACAATACGCATTACTTTCACCCGCGAACAAGATGATCTGGTGCTGTCGATCGGCGATGACGGTATCGGTCTGCCTTCTAACCTGGATTTTAAACAAACCACCTCGCTGGGCCTACAACTGGTCGACACCCTGAGTCATCAGCTAATGGGACAAATGAGCCTGGATAGAACCAACGGCTCGACCTTTACCCTGCGCTTTGCCGAAACCGCTTAAACAGGAGCAGCACGCCATGTTAGCCAGCAGAATTTTGATCGTCGAGGATGAAGGTATTATCGCCATGGACCTGCGCAGGCAATTGACGGATTTCGGCTACGAAGTGGTGGCGACCGCATTTTCCGGCGGACAAGCCATTTCATTGGCAAAACAGCACAAACCGGATCTGGTCATGATGGATATCGTGTTGAAAGGCGAAATGGACGGCATCTGCGCGGCACAAGCGATAAAGGACGCACTGCAAATTCCGGTGATTTTTCTGACGGCTTACAGCGACCCGGCGACGTTGCGGCGCGCCAAAACAACCGGCGCCTACGGATATTTAATCAAACCGTTCCGTCCCGATGAGTTGCATGCGTCCATTGAAGTGGCGCTGTACAAGCATCAACTGGAGCGCAAACTGAAGCAAAGCGAACAGTGGTTCGGCAAGACGCTGCACTGTATTAGCGATTCCGTGATTGCCACCGATGCGGAAGGCCGCATTCGCTTTATGAATCCCGCCGCCGAAACGGTAGTCGACCAACGGCTGGAACAAGTCAGAGATACGCCAATCGGCAACCTTGTAACGTTATTGGACGAATCCGACCGCAAAGTAATTGAAAATCCCGTACTTAAAACATTAAGAAATCTCGAAGTCACCCAATTGGATTGTGCGACGCTACTGGTGAATCAATCGGGCGTGGAAATTCCGGTGGACGACGGTGCGGCGCCCATTCTGGACGATGACGGTTCCGTATTGGGTGCGGTATTGGTATTTCGCGATATCAGCGCGCGGCGGCAAATGGAAAACATGCTGAGAGAAAGCGAAGAACGCTTTCATAGCGCCTTCGATCTGGCCGCCATCGGCATGGCGTTGATCGCCCTGGACGGCGGTTTCCTGCAAGTTAATCACGCCATCTGCGACATATTCGGCTATTCGGAAGCCGAGCTATTGAAAACCAAGCTGCAGACCCTGACCCACCGCAATCAGCAAGGCCATGAACTCAGCCATCACCTTAAGCAACTATTGGCCGACGAATTGCCGACGTTTCAAATCGAGGTGGAGTGTTTTCACAAAATCGCCGGCCAATTGGTTTGGACTCTGTTAAGTGCATCCCTGGTGCGCAACCCGGAGGGCGAACCGCAGTATTTCATTGTGCAAATACAAAACATCACCAACCGCAAACACGCCGAGCAGCAGCTGATATATCTGGCTACGCACGATCCCTTGACCGGCCTGCTGAATCGTGAGCATTTTCACAGCCATTTGACGCAGGCCTTGTCCACTGTCCAGCGACATGACACCAAACTGGCACTGTTATACCTTGATCTGGACCGTTTCAAATTGATTAACGATACCCTGGGCCATCGCTTAGGCGACTTATTGCTGCAAGCCGTCAGCGAGCGATTGAGAAGCTCGGTGCGCGCCAACGATATTCTGGCCCGCCTGGGCGGCGACGAATTCCTTGTGTTGCTAAGCGATATTACCCAAATCGGGGATGTGGCCAGGATTACCCAAAAAACCATCGAACTACTCACACAGCCGTTTGCATTGGAAGGCAATGATCTGGTGATAACCGCCAGCGTTGGGATCAGTATTTATCCCGACGACGGCAAAGACAGCCACACGCTGCTGATGAATGCCGACGCCGCCATGTACTTGGCCAAGGAGCGAGGCAAGAACAATTATCAATTTTATACGTTGGAAATGACCGAGCGTTCGATGGAGCGCTTGACCATCGAGCGGGGCTTGCGGCATGCCTTGGTACACGACGAACTAAGGCTGCATTATCAGCCTCAGGTCGACACCGACAGCGGCCTGATAATCGGTGCCGAAGCGCTATTGCGGTGGCATCATCCCGAATGGGGGTTGGTGTATCCGGACCGCTTTATTGCCGTGGCCGAAGAAACCGGCCTGATCGTACCTATCGGTGCCTGGGTATTGCACACTGCGTGTTTGCAAGCCAAAACCTGGCTGGAACAAAAGGGTCCTTTCAAATGCGTGGCCGTCAACGTGTCGCCCCGGCAGTTTGTAGAAAGCAATCTGTTTGAGACTATTAAACAGACCCTGGCCGAAACAGGTCTCCCCCCCGATGCACTGGAGCTGGAAATCACCGAATCGGCAGTCATGCAAGACCCGGAGAATACCCTGCGGGTACTGCAACAATTGCAAGCGTTAGGCGTACGGTTAAGCATCGACGATTTCGGTACCGGCTATTCCAGTCTGACCTATCTGCGCCGCTTTCCGGTGCAAAGCGTCAAAATAGATCGTTCGTTTGTAATGGACCTGCCGAACGACGAAGGCAGTAAGACTTTGGTCAGAGCTATCATTGCGCTGGCGCACGAGCTTAAACTGCATGTGGTCGCGGAAGGCGTGGAAACCGATGCGCAATTTTCATTTCTCAAGACCCAACAATGCGACGCCTTGCAGGGCTATATGTTTAGTAAACCGTTAGAGCCTCAACAGCTCAAAATCGGCATCACGACGGCTGAATTTTAATTACAGCCGTCGTATTAGCGAAAAAACGACCCTGTTTAACGGTAAATACTAAAGCGGCCGGCCCTGCTGTAAAAGCGCAAGGATTTCCTTGAAACCTTTTTCTCGGGCAATGGCAAGGGGTGTGGCGCCGGAACTATGCGGTGCATTGGGGTCGGCTTTAAATTTCATCAATAGTGCCACGACTGCATCATGTCCGTTCGCAACCGCTTTATGCAACGGCGTCCAGCCGTCATTGTTTGCCAGATTAGGCGAGGCGTCTGCTTTTAATAGCTGTTCAACGACCCCGGTATTGCCGCGCGCGGCCGCCTGCAACAACGGCGTAGTCCCGGCGTCGCTTTGCGCATTGGGGTCTATGTTCATCTTTAGCAGTTGGGCCACGACTCTGATAAAGTTTCGATACGCTGCGAAATGGATGGGCGCATAGCCTTTTTTATCTTTGGCAAACACATTCGCGCCATGTTGAATCAGCAAAAGCGCCATCTCTTCGGTACCTTCGAAAGCGGCTATCATCACGGGTGTCCAGCCCCTCTGGTCTCTTTGTTCGAGATCGATACCGGCATCCAGCAACATAATCACTTCCTTGGCGTTACCGTCGGCCAGGGATTTGAAAAATTTGTCGGAATTTCGCTGGTTTTCCACGCCGTTTTGAGGCTTTTCCGCCTCGTTCCCCCAACAATCGCCATTGGCCACAGCCAACGCATGTATCTTGTCGTAAGCGCTGCTGAGGCTGAACAATTCCGAGGCGATTTCCGGCGGAAAACCTTGCCGTTCATGGTGGTCGGCAATCATCAGTTCTTGAAAATAGGCCTCCAGTTTTTCCGGGTCGCGCCACAATTCGACGATCTTATTGACGATACGCGGATAAAGTTCGTCTAATTTATGCGGATACCGGTCTTCAAAACCCCGCATGAATTCAGCCAGTTGTGTGTTCATAATTCTGTATTTTTACACATAAGTCGGACTTAATATCTGCATTCCGCACCGCAGCCCTAACGGTACGACCTACCCTGTTTGAGCCAAAGTAACACTCCGCCGGAGTCGTGACCAGTTTTAGTCCACTTTTAATCGATTGCTAACCGAGGCGACTGTAACAGGCACATGCTCTTATAATGATGCTTCAATCAAACCCAGCCAATATTCAGCATGAATAAACATATTCGTTTGGCGATTTTCGACCGCCTTGCCGCCGCCATTCCGGAACCGACCACCGAGCTAAACTACAGCACCCCGTTCGAATTATTGATCGCCGTGGTATTGTCCGCCCAAGCGACCGATAAAGGCGTCAACAAGGCCACCGAAAAGTTGTTTCCGGTGGCCAATACGCCGCAAGCGATTTTGGCACTGGGAGAAGACGGCTTGAAGGACTACATCAAAACCATCGGCTTATTCAACAGCAAGGCTGCCAATATCATCAAGCTCTGCGAAACGCTCATCAATTGCCACCACGGTGAAGTGCCGCAAAGCCGCGAAGCACTGGAAGCGTTGGCCGGCGTGGGCCGTAAGACCGCCAATGTCATATTGAACACGGCCTTCGGCCAGCCGACCATTGCTGTCGACACGCATATTTTCCGCGTCAGCAATCGCACCGGTTTAGCTCCGGGAAAAAATGTAATGGATGTGGAAAGGAAACTGGAGAAATTCGTACCGGCCCAACACAAAAAAGATGCCCACCACCTGTTAATCCTACACGGCCGCTACGTCTGTATGGCCCGCAAACCTCGCTGCCCGGTTTGCTGCATTGCGGATTTATGCGAGTTTAAGGAAAAAACCTCGTAGAGCGTTTACAATGGAGCAGACTGAACTTAAGGATTAAGCGTTAGTCGCAATTGCTCGGCCTGCCGGCTGAAGCCAATAATAAAAATCTTAAGAGAGGATACATTATGAAAAAATTCAACAAAACTCCATTGACTCTGGCCATGGGTACCGCGGTTATCTCCGGTTTCGCGGCCAATGTGCAAGCGGAATCCAACCCGTTCGCCATCAGCGAATTGTCCAACGGCTACATGGTTGCCGAATATTCCAATAAAACCAGCCACGGCGCTTGCGGCGGCAATGTCGCCGACGCCAACGGCAACAAAATCACCAAAGCCAACAAACCCGCTGGCAAAAAAGCCGGCCCCAGCACCAAAAAAGCCGAAGGTTCCTGTGGCGAAGGTATGTGCGGCGGCATGATGCAAGACGGCAAAATGAAAAAAGGCATGGAAGGCATGTGCGGCGAAATGATGAAAGGCAAGGAAGGCTCTTGCGGCATGATGGGCGGCATGGGCGGCATGGGCGGCATGGGTGACATGAAAGGCATGGGCGACATGGCCGGTATGAAACATGGCGATGATGCCGATAAACCGGCGGCCAAATCCGAAGAAGGTTCTTGCGGCGCCATGATGAAAGGCGATGGCGCGAAAAAGGCCGACGAAGGCTCTTGTGGAGCCATGATGAAAGGCGGCGAAGGCAGCTGCGGTTCTAAAGTGGATGCCGACCAAGCCGCCGGCGAATAAGCAGGTCTCGTTGATAGTTGCAGGTTATGGACAAACACCCGTTAATTAACGCTGCAGGCTTAGGGTTGCGGCGATCTTTTCTGTCCGAGGTCGCCGCTAATCCGCCCGCCAATGTCGGTTTTTACGAAGTTGCACCGGAAAACTGGATGACTTTGGGCGGCAAACTGGGCAAGCAATTTCGGGCCATGACCGAGCGTTTTCAATTTATTTGCCACGGTTTGTCGTTATCGATCGGCAGCAGCGACCCGCTGGACGAAAAATTCGTGCGGGATCTGAAAAAATTCATGGCCGAACACGGCATCCGCTATTACAGCGAACATTTGAGTTATTGCAGCCACGAAGGGCATCTGTACGACCTGATGCCTATCCCGTTTACAGCCGACGCCGTCAAACACGTTGCCGCCCGTATTCGCCGCGTACAGGACATTCTGGAGCACAAAATCGCCATCGAAAACGTTTCCTATTACGCGGCACCCGGCCGGGAAATGTCCGAAATCGAGTTTTTCAATGCGGTCGTGGAAGAAGCCGATTGCAATGTACTGATCGACATCAACAACATTTATGTCAACAGCGTCAATCACGGTTACGATGCCGAAGACTTTCTAAAAGCCATGCCCGGCAAGCGTATCGCCTACGCGCACATTGCCGGCCATTATGTCGAAGCCGAGGATTTTTTGGTCGACACCCATGGCGCACCGGTCATCGACCCGGTCTGGCGTTTGCTGGACAAAGCGTATGCGCATTTTGGCGTGTTTCCGACTTTGTTGGAACGCGATTTCAACCTGCCGCCGTTGGCGGAATTGTTACAGGAAGTCGACACCATACGCAGCATTCAAAACAGCGCCAGCCAACGGCGGACACAACAGGTTGCCTGATGGGCATCGACTTCAAAGCCAAACAAAGCGAATTTGCCGCTTATATCCGCGACCCCGCGCATTTTCCGGTACCCGCCGATGTGGACCCCAGCCGCATGGCTATCTACCGCGAGCTGTTTTTCAACAACATCAACGGATTTCTGAGCAGCAATTTTCCGGTGTTGCACACGATACTCAGCGACGGGCAATGGCAAGCTTTGGCGCAGGATTTTTTCGCCCGCCATCAATGCCAAACCCCGCATTTTTCCGAAATTGCCGAGGAATTTTTAGACTATCTGCAAAACGAACGCCGGGCGGAAGACGATTTTCCGTTCATGCTGGAATTGGCGCATTACGAATGGGTGGAAATGGCCTTGTCCATTGCCCAAGCTGCACCGATTTACGGCGATGCCGCGTTTGCGGAACAGATACTGCGGCAAAACATCAGCCTGTCTCCGGTCGCCTGGCCGTTGGCCTATCAGTACCCGGTGCATAAAATCGGCCCGGATTTTTTGCCGAGCTCGGTACCCGAGCAGCCCAGCTACTTGGTGGTATACCGGGACGCGGACGATCGAGTGCATTTCATGCAAACCACGCCGCCAACCTTTCGCTTACTGCAATTGATCGAACAGTATGACGGCATCTCCGGCGAGCAAGCCTTGCAAATTTTGGCGACTGAACTGGCGCCGCAACTCGATCAAGCCACGGTATTACAGTTCGGTTTGCAAACCTTGCAGGAACTGGCCGCAAAAGACGTGCTTATTCCGGCTGCCAACGGCTAAACCGGTGCACCCATACCAAGCCGTCGTCGTTCCATTCCATATTGGCGTGCATTTTCAAAATCAAATCCTTATACATGGCCAGACTCGGATAACCTTCTGCCTGCGCGTCCGCTTCGCTCATATCGCCGATGCGCTGCCGGTCCACGCCGGTAACCACAAAGGTCACGCCTTCCAATTCAAAAGTTTCGCCGGGATAGGCATATAAACCGTCGCGGCGCTGCTGGGTTTTCTGTCCGCTGAGCGCGGCGGCCACCAGTTTCGGATGTCGAACCAATCTATCTATCTGGCAGGTTTTTTCGGGGTAATCGGTCATTATTGTGTCCTGTTGGGTTAGCCAAGCCGTTTATTATCAACCATAATACGATTTTTTCCTGATTGGAGGCCAAAATGCGCTATTTGCATACCATGGTTCGGGTTAACAATTTAGACGAGTCTCTGGACTTTTATTGCAATAAACTAGGATTATCGGAAATACGCCGCATGGAAAGCGAAGCCGGTCGCTTTACGCTGGTTTATCTGTCCGCGCCGGGCGATGCGCTGCAAGCCAAGGCACACGACGCGCCGCTATTGGAGCTGACGTATAACTGGGATACCGAGGACTATACCGGCGGCCGTAATTTCGGCCACTTGGCCTTTGAAGTGGATGACATTTACGCGGTTTGCCAAAACCTGATGGATCAAGGCGTGACGATTAACCGTCCGCCCCGCGACGGCTGGATGGCCTTTATCCGCTCGCCGGATCAAATTTCCATTGAATTATTACAGAAAGGCGCCGCGCTGTCGGCACGGGAGCCCTGGGCCAGTATGGCCAATACCGGGGTTTGGTAAAGAAGCCCGAAATGCCGTTACCGCCACTTAGTCTTTACATTCATTTTCCCTGGTGCATCCAAAAATGTCCGTATTGCGACTTTAACTCGCATGCGGTCAAATCGGGCATACCCGAACAGCGTTACGTGGCTGCCTTGTTGGCGGATTTACACGCAGACTTGCAGCTCTTGGATACGCCGCGCGCCATAAGCAGCCTATTCATGGGCGGCGGCACGCCCAGCCTGTTTACGCCGGAAGCTTTACAAACATTGTTGAGCGGTATCGGACAACAGGTCAACCTGAGCGATGATTGCGAAATTACCCTGGAAGCCAACCCCGGCACCTTCGAAAGCGCCAAATTCAAGGCTTTTCGGGAACTGGGCATCAACCGGCTATCCATCGGCATACAAAGTTTTAACGACCGCCACCTGAAGAAACTCGGCCGGGTGCATAATGCCGATGAGGCAATTAAAGCCGTGGAAATTGCCCGGCTGGCCGGCTTCGAAAACCTGAACCTGGATCTGATGTTCGGTTTGCCGGAGCAAACCGAGGACGAAGCGCTGGCGGATATTCACACCGCCGTCTCGCTAAAACCAAGCCATTTGTCGTTTTATCAGCTCACCTTGGAGCCCAATACCTACTTTTATAAATTCCCGCCGCAACTGCCGGAAGACGAGAGTATTTTTGCGCTGCAAAAAGCCTGTCAGCGGGTATTGGCCGAATGCGGCTATCGGCAATACGAAATCTCGGCCTACGCTGCCGACGGTTACCAATGCCGGCACAACCGTAATTACTGGCAATTCGGCGATTACCTGGGCATAGGAGCCGGCGCGCACGGCAAAATCAGCCGAACTCTACCGGCGAACATCATCCGCACCGCCAAGCCGAAAAGCCCGGAACAGTATTTGAACAATCCGACCGCGACTACCCGCACCCCGATCAGCCTTTCCCAACTGCCGCTGGAATTTATGATGAACCAACTGCGCTTGAAAACCGGCTTTAATCTAAGCGATTACTCAGGCTTAACCGGCTTGGCGCAAAACAGCCTGCAACCGGCTTTGCAACAGTGTATCGAGCAGGGGCTGCTGATTCAGCAACAACAGCAGTTGTTTTGCTCCGAACAAGGCTGGGATTTTCTGGATGAAATATTGGAAAAGTTCATTCCCTAAAGGCCTGCAGGTTATAATTCCCCACCAACCCGTTTTGAACCACTGAATATGCTCGACTACCAAAAACAATTCATAACCTACGCCCTGGATTGCGGCGTACTTAAATTCGGCGAGTTTCATTTAAAGTCCGGCCGCATCAGTCCTTATTTTTTCAATACCGGCTTATTCAATACCGGCGCGCAGCTCGATAAACTGGGCCAGTTCTACGCCCAAACCCTGATTAACGCCGAGGTGGACATCGATATACTGTATGGTCCGGCCTACAAGGGCATCCCTCTGGTCAGCGCTACTTCAATAGCCTTTTCGCGCTTGTTACGCGACATTCCTTTCGCTTTTAACCGCAAGGAAGCCAAGGACCACGGCGAAGGCGGCGTACTGGTAGGCGCCCCTCTACAAGGCAAGGTATGGATACTGGACGATGTGATAACAGCCGGCACCTCGGTGCGC
This sequence is a window from Methylomonas methanica MC09. Protein-coding genes within it:
- a CDS encoding VOC family protein, translated to MRYLHTMVRVNNLDESLDFYCNKLGLSEIRRMESEAGRFTLVYLSAPGDALQAKAHDAPLLELTYNWDTEDYTGGRNFGHLAFEVDDIYAVCQNLMDQGVTINRPPRDGWMAFIRSPDQISIELLQKGAALSAREPWASMANTGVW
- a CDS encoding DUF692 domain-containing protein, translating into MDKHPLINAAGLGLRRSFLSEVAANPPANVGFYEVAPENWMTLGGKLGKQFRAMTERFQFICHGLSLSIGSSDPLDEKFVRDLKKFMAEHGIRYYSEHLSYCSHEGHLYDLMPIPFTADAVKHVAARIRRVQDILEHKIAIENVSYYAAPGREMSEIEFFNAVVEEADCNVLIDINNIYVNSVNHGYDAEDFLKAMPGKRIAYAHIAGHYVEAEDFLVDTHGAPVIDPVWRLLDKAYAHFGVFPTLLERDFNLPPLAELLQEVDTIRSIQNSASQRRTQQVA
- a CDS encoding GGDEF domain-containing response regulator; translation: MLASRILIVEDEGIIAMDLRRQLTDFGYEVVATAFSGGQAISLAKQHKPDLVMMDIVLKGEMDGICAAQAIKDALQIPVIFLTAYSDPATLRRAKTTGAYGYLIKPFRPDELHASIEVALYKHQLERKLKQSEQWFGKTLHCISDSVIATDAEGRIRFMNPAAETVVDQRLEQVRDTPIGNLVTLLDESDRKVIENPVLKTLRNLEVTQLDCATLLVNQSGVEIPVDDGAAPILDDDGSVLGAVLVFRDISARRQMENMLRESEERFHSAFDLAAIGMALIALDGGFLQVNHAICDIFGYSEAELLKTKLQTLTHRNQQGHELSHHLKQLLADELPTFQIEVECFHKIAGQLVWTLLSASLVRNPEGEPQYFIVQIQNITNRKHAEQQLIYLATHDPLTGLLNREHFHSHLTQALSTVQRHDTKLALLYLDLDRFKLINDTLGHRLGDLLLQAVSERLRSSVRANDILARLGGDEFLVLLSDITQIGDVARITQKTIELLTQPFALEGNDLVITASVGISIYPDDGKDSHTLLMNADAAMYLAKERGKNNYQFYTLEMTERSMERLTIERGLRHALVHDELRLHYQPQVDTDSGLIIGAEALLRWHHPEWGLVYPDRFIAVAEETGLIVPIGAWVLHTACLQAKTWLEQKGPFKCVAVNVSPRQFVESNLFETIKQTLAETGLPPDALELEITESAVMQDPENTLRVLQQLQALGVRLSIDDFGTGYSSLTYLRRFPVQSVKIDRSFVMDLPNDEGSKTLVRAIIALAHELKLHVVAEGVETDAQFSFLKTQQCDALQGYMFSKPLEPQQLKIGITTAEF
- a CDS encoding ASCH domain-containing protein, with the protein product MTDYPEKTCQIDRLVRHPKLVAAALSGQKTQQRRDGLYAYPGETFELEGVTFVVTGVDRQRIGDMSEADAQAEGYPSLAMYKDLILKMHANMEWNDDGLVWVHRFSRWQPE
- the pyrE gene encoding orotate phosphoribosyltransferase gives rise to the protein MLDYQKQFITYALDCGVLKFGEFHLKSGRISPYFFNTGLFNTGAQLDKLGQFYAQTLINAEVDIDILYGPAYKGIPLVSATSIAFSRLLRDIPFAFNRKEAKDHGEGGVLVGAPLQGKVWILDDVITAGTSVRESVEIIRNAGATVAGVVIALDRQEKGQNQTSAVQEVSQQFGIPVLPIISLAEIIEFIEQNPSFTEQLAIIRGYRQQYGI
- a CDS encoding PAS domain S-box protein, yielding MLYQPESDEEMQRLQALHAYRILDTPPEQDFDDIVTLAAQTCAIPFVVFSLVDEDREWFKSKKGITLTEQCRTSGFAAHTLPYQDVFVITDVSEDARFSANPLVMGEPHIRFYAGMPVRSGTGEAVGALGVLDSQPRTLSPAQTQALRILARQIGVVLALRLKTLSETDTPEILPQPRSASKELQLQKSARFIRAVLAAFSKQFCVLDENATILEVNKPWLDFETHYGGGKPMLEIGQNYLELLDAGLANDRGGKAFADGIRSVLSGASKQFSLEYAFPTPSGQLWFSGKVLPCPDPELSCVFVIHENISEHKQLEDRFRQAVESAPNAIVMVNESGTILMVNAQTESSFGYSRKEMIGQAVEMLVPERFRSAHKGFRQAYLSNPESRPMGAGRDLYGQRKDGSEFPVEIGLGLIENHSETLVLSSIVDITERKRLEHRFRQAVESAPNAIVMVNESGRILMVNAQTELSFGYSRQELVGQAVEILVPERFRGAHVAFRQAYLAAPVSRPMGAGRELYGLRKDGSEFPVEIGLGLIDDENGTIVLSSIVDITERKHASDKLKQALNEKEVLLKEVYHRVKNNLQVVSSLINLQAGSVTDETTQNLLRQSADRIKAMAILHEKLYQSKDLARIDFNEYIRSLVNHLLYGYGTQTHKIEISMRVDDVFLDVDTAIPCGLIINELLSNALKYAFPEDRPGTIRITFTREQDDLVLSIGDDGIGLPSNLDFKQTTSLGLQLVDTLSHQLMGQMSLDRTNGSTFTLRFAETA
- the hemW gene encoding radical SAM family heme chaperone HemW, giving the protein MPLPPLSLYIHFPWCIQKCPYCDFNSHAVKSGIPEQRYVAALLADLHADLQLLDTPRAISSLFMGGGTPSLFTPEALQTLLSGIGQQVNLSDDCEITLEANPGTFESAKFKAFRELGINRLSIGIQSFNDRHLKKLGRVHNADEAIKAVEIARLAGFENLNLDLMFGLPEQTEDEALADIHTAVSLKPSHLSFYQLTLEPNTYFYKFPPQLPEDESIFALQKACQRVLAECGYRQYEISAYAADGYQCRHNRNYWQFGDYLGIGAGAHGKISRTLPANIIRTAKPKSPEQYLNNPTATTRTPISLSQLPLEFMMNQLRLKTGFNLSDYSGLTGLAQNSLQPALQQCIEQGLLIQQQQQLFCSEQGWDFLDEILEKFIP
- a CDS encoding ankyrin repeat domain-containing protein → MNTQLAEFMRGFEDRYPHKLDELYPRIVNKIVELWRDPEKLEAYFQELMIADHHERQGFPPEIASELFSLSSAYDKIHALAVANGDCWGNEAEKPQNGVENQRNSDKFFKSLADGNAKEVIMLLDAGIDLEQRDQRGWTPVMIAAFEGTEEMALLLIQHGANVFAKDKKGYAPIHFAAYRNFIRVVAQLLKMNIDPNAQSDAGTTPLLQAAARGNTGVVEQLLKADASPNLANNDGWTPLHKAVANGHDAVVALLMKFKADPNAPHSSGATPLAIAREKGFKEILALLQQGRPL
- the nth gene encoding endonuclease III → MNKHIRLAIFDRLAAAIPEPTTELNYSTPFELLIAVVLSAQATDKGVNKATEKLFPVANTPQAILALGEDGLKDYIKTIGLFNSKAANIIKLCETLINCHHGEVPQSREALEALAGVGRKTANVILNTAFGQPTIAVDTHIFRVSNRTGLAPGKNVMDVERKLEKFVPAQHKKDAHHLLILHGRYVCMARKPRCPVCCIADLCEFKEKTS
- a CDS encoding DNA-binding domain-containing protein — encoded protein: MGIDFKAKQSEFAAYIRDPAHFPVPADVDPSRMAIYRELFFNNINGFLSSNFPVLHTILSDGQWQALAQDFFARHQCQTPHFSEIAEEFLDYLQNERRAEDDFPFMLELAHYEWVEMALSIAQAAPIYGDAAFAEQILRQNISLSPVAWPLAYQYPVHKIGPDFLPSSVPEQPSYLVVYRDADDRVHFMQTTPPTFRLLQLIEQYDGISGEQALQILATELAPQLDQATVLQFGLQTLQELAAKDVLIPAANG